CTGCGCGCCGGGCTGTTTCCGCACCGGCGCATGCAGGCGGGCGGGCCGCTGAAATTCTGCCTGGTGGCGGAGGGGGCGGCGCACGTCTTTCCGTGCATGCACCCCACCTGGGAATGGGATACCGCGCCGGGACAGGCGCTGCTGGAAGGGGCGGGTGGCATGGTCACCCTGCTGGACGGCACGCCGCTGGCCTACAACAAGCCCGACCTGCGCAACGAATGCATCCTGGCCGTGGGCCCCGCCGCCTGCGCCCCAAACACATGACATGAGCCATGGCCGCCTGCGGTGAAGGGCAGGACGCACAGGGGTGCGCCGCGTGCGGCATTGCGGTTTGATGTTGCGGAATGGGCCGGGGTGCGTGGGAAACGCAGGGGCTGAACAGGACGCGGAACAGGGAGCTGAACGGGGCGCGTGGTGCGCCCTTTTTCGCGTGCGCCGTTCTGGGCTGTTCCGGAAGCAGGACGGCCTAGCGCTCGGCCCACAGGGCCCGCCCGCCCTTCACGCGCAGCCGGGCCAGGGGCAGGCCGCGCCAGTACAGCAGGGCGGCGGTGGCGTTGCGGGGGGCGTCGATGCTGCGTCCGGTGAGCACCCCGGCGATGTCCGCCGGGTCGTCCATGTGCAGCAGGGCGACGTCGTCCCCTGCGCCTGACCCGTCCTGCCTGCCCTGCCCGGTGGGGTCTGCGGGATGTGGGGGGTACGGCATCAGGGCGCGCAGCCGGGGCGAGGGGCGGATGCCGTCCTTGCCCCACTTGCCCAGCGGGTAGCCGCGCCACCGCAATGCGGCGGGCAGCCGTTCCAGCGCGGGCCGGGGCAGGAAGTAGGCGGTGTCGCCAAAGGGCGCCACCACGCCGTCGGGCAGCAGGGCCGGGTCCAGTCCGGTGTCGGGCCAGACCGTGGCGGGCTGGGCGTCGGCGCGCACCCGATCGGCGTCTGACAGGGGCGGGCACAGGGCCAGGGGGCCCGCGTCGTCGTCCGTCCCCTTGGGGCCGGGCTTGCGCAGGCAGGCGATGAAGAAGCCCTGCGCGCCCGAGCGTTCCGGGTCCACCCGCAGGGAGCCCTCGCAGCCGGGCAGTTCCGGCTCGGCAAACACGAAGCCCGGCGGCGGGGCCAGCGGCACGAGTTCCAGCCCCAGCTCGTCGCGGGCGTACAGCAC
Above is a window of Nitratidesulfovibrio sp. SRB-5 DNA encoding:
- a CDS encoding RsmB/NOP family class I SAM-dependent RNA methyltransferase, which encodes MTAPAARSFRIVCPPAQVPLVEDLLRAQGYGFDPEPFSPWCRRLTEEPRPLGGSLAAFFGLIYIQDRSSMLPPLALAPETGAAVLDMCASPGSKTGFLAQLVGPHGLVVGNEPNHTRLATLRQNLFTLNLLNAATCSHPGEALPLPDGSWMRIQLDPPCSGWGTVERNPSVLKLWQGDKVKPLIGIQRLLLAEAARLLAPGGRVVFSTCTTNVHENEAQVLYARDELGLELVPLAPPPGFVFAEPELPGCEGSLRVDPERSGAQGFFIACLRKPGPKGTDDDAGPLALCPPLSDADRVRADAQPATVWPDTGLDPALLPDGVVAPFGDTAYFLPRPALERLPAALRWRGYPLGKWGKDGIRPSPRLRALMPYPPHPADPTGQGRQDGSGAGDDVALLHMDDPADIAGVLTGRSIDAPRNATAALLYWRGLPLARLRVKGGRALWAER